In Herbaspirillum sp. WKF16, one genomic interval encodes:
- the pepP gene encoding Xaa-Pro aminopeptidase, with protein MSFNATPFAERRARLIASMQQAGGGVAIIPTAPEVMRNRDADYPYRHDSYFYYLSGFTEPEAVLVLIAGRESRSILFCRDKNLEREIWDGYRFGPQAAQQQFAFDAAHPIDELDKSMPALLADAPAVYYALGHDDKRDAQLQRWMQGVRALSRSGVAAPGSVVDVSVLVDEMRLFKDAFEIDLMKRAGVISAEAHCRAMRLSRPGLREYHLEAELLHEFRRNGSQYPAYGSIVATGANSCVLHYRAADAELKDGDLVLIDAGCELDGYAADITRTFPANGRFTGPQRELYDIVLAAQAAAVAETAPGKRFMDGHDAAVRVLAQGMLDTGLLDKRKVGSLEDVIEKGDYRQFYMHRTGHWLGMDVHDVGDYRDPPAADGSKPWRTLQPGMVLTVEPGIYVRPGEGVPEKYWNIGIRIEDDAHVTPTGCELLTTGVPSKADDIEALMRQA; from the coding sequence ATGAGCTTCAACGCCACGCCCTTCGCCGAGCGCCGCGCGCGCCTGATCGCCAGCATGCAACAAGCCGGCGGCGGCGTCGCCATCATCCCGACCGCGCCGGAAGTCATGCGCAACCGGGATGCCGACTACCCCTATCGCCACGACAGCTATTTCTACTACCTGTCCGGCTTCACCGAGCCGGAGGCGGTGCTGGTGCTGATCGCCGGCCGCGAGAGTCGCAGCATCCTGTTCTGCCGCGACAAGAACCTGGAACGCGAGATCTGGGACGGCTACCGCTTCGGCCCGCAGGCCGCGCAGCAGCAGTTCGCCTTCGACGCCGCGCATCCCATCGACGAACTCGACAAGAGCATGCCGGCGCTGCTGGCCGACGCCCCTGCCGTGTACTACGCGCTGGGCCATGACGACAAGCGCGACGCCCAGTTGCAGCGCTGGATGCAAGGCGTGCGCGCACTCTCGCGCAGCGGCGTGGCCGCGCCCGGCTCGGTGGTCGACGTCAGCGTGCTGGTGGACGAGATGCGCCTGTTCAAGGACGCCTTCGAGATCGACCTCATGAAACGCGCTGGCGTGATTTCGGCCGAAGCGCATTGCCGCGCCATGCGCCTCTCGCGCCCCGGCCTGCGCGAATACCACCTGGAAGCCGAACTGTTGCACGAGTTCCGCCGCAACGGCTCGCAGTACCCGGCCTACGGCTCTATCGTCGCCACCGGCGCCAATTCCTGCGTGCTGCACTATCGCGCCGCCGATGCCGAGCTCAAGGACGGCGACCTGGTGCTGATCGACGCCGGCTGCGAACTCGACGGCTACGCCGCCGACATCACCCGCACCTTCCCCGCCAATGGCAGGTTCACCGGCCCGCAGCGCGAGCTCTACGACATCGTGCTGGCCGCGCAGGCCGCCGCCGTCGCCGAAACGGCGCCGGGCAAGCGCTTCATGGACGGCCACGACGCCGCCGTGCGGGTGCTGGCGCAGGGCATGCTGGACACCGGCCTGCTCGACAAGCGCAAGGTCGGCTCGCTGGAAGACGTGATCGAAAAAGGCGACTACCGCCAGTTCTACATGCACCGCACCGGCCATTGGCTGGGCATGGACGTGCACGACGTCGGCGACTACCGCGACCCGCCGGCGGCCGACGGCAGCAAGCCATGGCGCACGCTGCAGCCGGGCATGGTGCTCACCGTCGAACCGGGGATCTATGTGCGCCCGGGCGAAGGCGTGCCCGAGAAATACTGGAACATCGGCATCCGCATCGAGGATGACGCCCACGTCACGCCCACCGGCTGCGAGCTGCTGACCACCGGCGTGCCGAGCAAGGCCGACGACATCGAAGCGCTGATGCGCCAGGCCTGA
- the murU gene encoding N-acetylmuramate alpha-1-phosphate uridylyltransferase MurU: MKAMIFAAGRGERMRPLTDSCPKPLLKVRGRPLIVWQILSLVRAGITEIVINHAHLGHMIEEALGDGSRFGAQLHYSPEGTALETAGGIAKARHLLGEAPFVAVSGDIYCPHFNYEEVKGALEDEDPWGNPLPPDKRDVAWIWLIKNPPFHPEGDFALNNFSIANEGEKKLTFANIGVYRPQMFDAIAPGEHAKLGPLLREYAARGQVGGDVFRGEWHNVGTIEQLEALNPPGGPRP, from the coding sequence ATGAAAGCCATGATCTTCGCAGCCGGCCGCGGCGAGCGCATGCGCCCGCTGACCGACAGTTGCCCCAAGCCGCTGCTCAAGGTGCGCGGCCGCCCGCTGATCGTGTGGCAGATCCTCTCGCTGGTGCGCGCCGGCATCACCGAGATCGTCATCAACCACGCCCATCTCGGCCACATGATCGAAGAGGCGCTGGGCGACGGCAGCCGCTTCGGCGCGCAGTTGCATTACTCGCCGGAAGGCACGGCGCTGGAAACCGCCGGCGGCATCGCCAAGGCGCGGCACCTGCTGGGCGAGGCGCCCTTCGTGGCCGTCTCGGGCGACATCTACTGCCCGCACTTCAACTATGAAGAAGTGAAGGGCGCGCTGGAAGACGAAGACCCCTGGGGCAATCCGTTGCCGCCGGACAAACGCGACGTCGCCTGGATCTGGCTGATCAAGAATCCGCCCTTCCATCCCGAGGGCGACTTCGCGCTCAACAATTTCTCGATCGCCAACGAAGGCGAGAAGAAGCTGACTTTCGCCAACATCGGCGTCTACCGTCCGCAGATGTTCGATGCGATCGCGCCCGGCGAACATGCCAAGCTCGGCCCCCTGCTGCGCGAATACGCCGCGCGCGGCCAGGTCGGCGGCGACGTCTTCCGCGGCGAATGGCACAACGTCGGCACGATCGAACAACTGGAAGCATTGAACCCGCCTGGAGGCCCCCGCCCATGA
- a CDS encoding aminoglycoside phosphotransferase family protein → MSSSSSSPDLRLSELQAWLDTLADTPVLSPTLRPASADASFRRYFRVDMKDGGTAIAMDAPPPQEDVRPFVKVAGLFGATGVTVPKILAQDEQRGFLLLTDLGSTTYLNQLTADSAHKLYMDAIEALVLLQAQSKAEALPEYDRPLLLRELELFREWYIGRHLGVTLSDEQNAILTKTFDAILANNLAQGQVYVHRDYHSRNLMVLPAGNPGILDFQDAVYGPPTYDLVSLLRDAYIQWDEELVLDWAIRYWEKARRAGLPVAPDIDTFYRDFEWMGLQRHLKVLGIFARLYHRDGKDGYLKDMPLVMEYTLKTARRYVAFTPLVRLIEKLEQEHAPKFGYTF, encoded by the coding sequence ATGTCTTCATCCAGTTCTTCCCCCGATCTCCGCCTGTCCGAACTGCAAGCCTGGCTCGATACCCTCGCCGACACTCCGGTGCTCTCCCCCACCCTGCGTCCGGCCTCCGCCGACGCCAGCTTCCGCCGGTATTTCCGGGTGGACATGAAGGACGGCGGCACCGCCATCGCGATGGACGCGCCGCCGCCCCAAGAAGACGTGCGGCCCTTCGTCAAGGTGGCCGGCCTGTTCGGCGCCACCGGCGTGACTGTTCCCAAGATCCTGGCGCAGGACGAGCAACGCGGCTTCCTGCTGCTGACCGACCTGGGCTCCACGACCTACCTGAACCAGCTCACGGCCGACAGCGCGCACAAACTATACATGGATGCGATCGAGGCCCTGGTACTTTTACAAGCGCAAAGCAAAGCCGAGGCCCTGCCCGAATACGATCGCCCGCTGCTGCTGCGCGAGCTGGAGCTGTTCCGCGAGTGGTACATCGGCCGCCACCTGGGCGTGACGCTCTCCGACGAGCAGAACGCCATCCTGACCAAGACCTTCGACGCCATCCTCGCCAACAACCTGGCCCAGGGCCAGGTATACGTGCATCGCGACTATCACTCGCGCAACCTGATGGTGCTGCCCGCCGGCAATCCGGGCATCCTCGACTTCCAGGACGCGGTCTACGGCCCGCCCACCTACGACCTGGTCTCACTGCTGCGCGACGCCTACATCCAGTGGGACGAGGAACTGGTGCTGGACTGGGCCATCCGCTACTGGGAGAAGGCGCGCCGCGCCGGCCTGCCGGTGGCGCCGGACATCGACACCTTCTACCGCGACTTCGAGTGGATGGGCCTGCAGCGCCACCTCAAGGTGCTGGGCATCTTCGCCCGCCTCTATCATCGCGACGGCAAGGACGGCTACCTGAAGGACATGCCGCTGGTCATGGAGTACACGCTCAAGACGGCGCGCCGCTATGTCGCCTTCACGCCGCTGGTGCGCCTGATCGAAAAGCTGGAGCAGGAACACGCCCCCAAGTTCGGCTACACGTTCTGA
- a CDS encoding LPS-assembly protein LptD, with the protein MIRFPKSLSERTVNWRLARLFSSAMAVASASSLLPLTVHAQMTAPAVAPADDKDAPVNVSAEQMTGRPDRQVNLDRDVELVKGHTTIKADKAEYRIIQDEVEATGHVWMQRMQDQYTGDHAEMNMGSGAGYVTQPTYLIGKVGGRGKAERINFLSDDQAQVQQGTYSTCEATEPDWYLKANTLDLDSGRDVGTMHGGLLYFKDVPILGSPWMSFPLSGERKSGVLPPTIGATSTGGMELAVPYYFNLAPNYDLTLVPKYIARRGLQMAAETRYLGETYSGKTYVEGIQDRVTGTGRYSLSSIHDQTLAPGLKLNWNLNKASDNDYASDFAHSITGSTQRLLIRDVALSYATPYWSLYGHVSKYQLLQDVNNPITKPYDRVPQIVFTGSRLDLGGFDFNTTADFTRFSSNDLVGGDRGYITQSVAYPIVRPSYFVTPKVTLDTTSYRLNNVLPGARTDYSRTLPTMSLDSGLFFERDTALLGRNMTQTLEPRLYYVRTPYRDQSQLPNFDSGLADFNFAQVFSENRFVGHDRISDANQLTAALTTRFIEENGLERLRAAFAQRFYFTDPRVVIDGTTTTTLGSKSDLLLALGGQITKEFSTDNTVQYSETLRQMVRSTFGVRWQPAPKRVLNLQYRLDRTYVNPSTGQLDPIKQIDVSGQWPVSQRWYAVGRINYSIPDRTVAEGLAGMEYKADCWVFRVVAQRIPTSSTKASTGFFFQLELTGFSKIGSNPLEAIKSSVPGYQNVNLPDSAPNGNF; encoded by the coding sequence ATGATCCGGTTTCCCAAGTCTCTTTCTGAACGCACTGTCAACTGGCGGTTGGCGCGTCTGTTTTCGTCGGCGATGGCGGTCGCATCGGCTTCCAGCCTGTTGCCGCTGACCGTCCACGCGCAGATGACGGCGCCGGCTGTCGCGCCGGCCGACGACAAGGACGCTCCGGTCAACGTGAGCGCCGAGCAGATGACCGGCCGTCCGGACCGCCAGGTGAACCTGGACCGCGACGTCGAACTGGTCAAGGGACACACCACCATCAAGGCGGACAAGGCGGAATACCGCATCATCCAGGACGAGGTCGAAGCCACCGGTCACGTCTGGATGCAGCGCATGCAGGACCAGTACACCGGCGACCATGCCGAGATGAACATGGGATCGGGCGCCGGCTACGTCACGCAGCCCACCTACCTGATCGGCAAGGTCGGCGGACGCGGCAAGGCCGAACGCATCAACTTCCTGTCGGACGACCAGGCGCAGGTCCAGCAAGGCACCTACAGCACCTGCGAGGCGACCGAACCCGATTGGTACCTCAAGGCCAACACCCTCGATCTCGATAGCGGACGCGACGTCGGCACCATGCACGGGGGCCTGCTGTACTTCAAGGATGTGCCCATCCTCGGTTCGCCCTGGATGTCGTTCCCGCTGTCGGGCGAACGCAAGTCCGGCGTGCTGCCGCCGACCATCGGCGCGACCAGCACCGGCGGCATGGAATTGGCGGTGCCGTACTACTTCAACCTGGCGCCGAACTACGATCTGACGCTGGTGCCCAAATACATTGCACGCCGCGGTCTGCAGATGGCCGCCGAGACGCGCTACCTGGGCGAAACCTACTCCGGCAAGACTTATGTTGAAGGGATCCAGGATCGGGTGACCGGCACCGGCCGTTACTCGCTGTCCTCGATCCACGACCAGACGCTGGCGCCGGGCCTCAAGCTGAACTGGAACCTGAACAAGGCCTCCGACAACGATTACGCATCCGACTTCGCCCACTCGATTACCGGCAGCACGCAGCGCCTGCTGATCCGCGACGTGGCCTTAAGTTATGCTACCCCGTACTGGAGCCTGTACGGTCACGTCTCCAAGTACCAGCTGCTGCAAGACGTCAACAATCCGATCACCAAGCCCTATGACCGGGTGCCGCAGATCGTCTTCACCGGCAGCCGGCTGGATCTCGGCGGCTTTGACTTCAATACGACGGCCGATTTCACGCGTTTCTCCAGCAACGACCTGGTCGGCGGCGACCGCGGCTACATCACGCAGTCGGTTGCATATCCGATCGTGCGTCCCAGTTATTTCGTGACGCCCAAGGTAACGCTGGATACCACCAGCTACCGACTCAACAACGTCCTGCCCGGCGCGCGCACCGACTATTCGCGCACCCTGCCGACGATGTCGCTGGATTCGGGCCTGTTCTTCGAGCGCGACACCGCGCTGCTCGGCCGCAACATGACCCAGACGCTGGAGCCGCGCCTGTATTATGTGCGCACCCCCTATCGCGACCAGTCGCAGCTGCCCAACTTCGATTCCGGCCTGGCCGACTTCAATTTCGCCCAGGTCTTCAGCGAGAACCGTTTCGTCGGCCACGACCGCATCAGCGACGCCAACCAGCTGACCGCGGCGCTGACGACCCGCTTCATCGAAGAGAACGGGCTCGAGCGCCTGCGCGCCGCGTTCGCGCAGCGCTTCTATTTCACCGACCCGCGCGTCGTGATCGACGGCACCACCACCACCACGCTGGGCAGCAAGTCCGACCTGCTGCTGGCCCTGGGCGGACAGATCACCAAGGAATTTTCCACCGACAACACGGTGCAGTACAGCGAGACGCTGCGCCAGATGGTGCGCTCGACCTTCGGCGTGCGCTGGCAGCCGGCGCCCAAGCGCGTGCTGAACCTGCAATATCGCCTGGACCGCACCTACGTCAACCCGTCGACCGGTCAGCTCGATCCCATCAAGCAAATCGATGTTTCCGGCCAGTGGCCGGTCTCGCAGCGCTGGTATGCCGTGGGCCGCATCAACTACTCGATCCCCGACCGCACCGTGGCCGAAGGCCTGGCGGGGATGGAATACAAGGCGGACTGCTGGGTCTTCCGCGTGGTGGCCCAGCGTATCCCTACCTCGTCGACCAAGGCGTCCACCGGTTTCTTCTTCCAGCTTGAACTCACCGGCTTCTCCAAGATCGGTTCCAACCCGCTGGAAGCGATCAAGAGCAGCGTTCCCGGTTACCAGAACGTGAACCTGCCGGACAGCGCGCCCAACGGCAACTTCTAA